From Halorientalis litorea:
CTTCTTGTCCGTCGCGAGTTTGACGTTGGGAATCGGCGTCCCCTGTACGCCCTCGTCACGGAGCTTCAGGCCGATTTCACTCGGGCTGTGCCCCTGCTCTGCTAGTTCGACGACGCGCTCCTCGATGGCGTCCGCGTCGACGTCGCTCCACTCCGGCGGTTCGTCTGCCACGGGCTTGTCCGAATCGGACGAGCCGCGGCGGCGTGTGTGCATTCGTGCCATTGTTCTGATTGGAACCGCACTGGCTACTGTCCGGCGTATCCGGCACTGCAGTCCGGCGAATCGCCGAAACACTACCGCAATCCCAAGCCGCCGAAAGGACTCCCCGAAGGGAGAGAGCGGCACTGTCGGAGTTGCGGCCGTGCTGTTCCCATCGTCACCTTCTCGCTCGCACACTTTACCGTTACTACTTCAGTCGCACACGTAACCCCGACTCGACGACTGATAATCGGCCAGCGCGCTTATACAGGGTGAGTACAAAGAGGCGACAATTATGTCTCTATCGGGAATACTGCCGAACTTGAGGGGTGACGAGCGCGGGGTGACGAGCCCGCTGGGCTACCTCCTCGTTATCTCGATGGTGATACTCGCGGTCACGTCCATCGTCGTCATCGGGTCCTCCGCACTGGGAGACACACAGAGCCAGTCGGAACTCCGCCGTGCCGAACACTCGATGACGCTGTTCGACTCCCGGGCTGCGATGGTCGCGCTGGGTACCTCGGACTCACAGACCCTCGATTTCGGGACGGACAGCGGCCAGTTCTACACACAACCCGACTACGGCTGGATGGCTATCAAACACGTCGACTACGACAACGCCGGGAACACTCAAGAGATATACAACGAGTCGCTCGGGGCGATGGTCTACGAGAACGAGAACACCCGGATGGCGTATCAGGGTGGTGGCGTCTGGCGCCTCGACCGGGACGGGGCCGCGACGATGGTGTCGCCGCCGGAGTTCCACTACCGGCAGGCGACGCTGACGCTGCCGGTCATCCGCCTGCTCGGTGAGACGGCCGGGAGCGGGGCACCGTCCGTCACCGTGAGTTCCAGACAGCAGGCACGGCTCCTGTTTCCCAACCAGTCGGCCAGCTACAACACGCTCCAGTCGAACTTCACGAACCCCGTCGAGAACGGGACTATCTACGTGGACGTTCACAGTCGGTACTACGAGGGCTGGGCACAGTACTTCCGCCAGCGCACTGCCGGTGACGTGCGGACGTTCCACAACAACAACACCGCCCGCATCGAACTCGTCAGTCTCGGCGGGAGCATCGGGCGGTTCCAACTCCCCAGCGACAGCGGTGCGGGCAGCCAAGACGTCAGTGCCGTCGCGACGGGCCACCCAATTCAGAATTTCAACCTCACGCTCGAAGAGGGGGGCAACTCAAACGGTGAGAGTCACTGGTCGCTCTACAGCGTGACCGACAAAGACGAGTTCGAGATACACGTCGAGATGGACAACGGCGGTGGTTGTCGCCCGCTCAACCTCCAGTACTACTACCACAACACCTCGACCGGTACGTATCAGGAGTGGTCGACGAACCTCGACCACACGTCTAGCTCGGCCTACCAGTGTACGGAAGACGGGAACAAGATAGACGAGTTGCACCTCAACCTGACGAGTACGACTGAGACGGTAGAGTACACCGACATCACGGTGAACGGGGCGGCCTCTGGCAAGTACTGCTTCGCAAGCTCCATCGACAACAACTCGCCGGACGAACCCGTGACGGTCGACGACCACGGAACCTACGACGACCAAGCGACGAACCCAGAGTTCAACGCTGGTAGTGACCTCACGACGGGAGACACTGCGACTCTCAACTGGACGACCAACCACTACATCTCGAAGTTGGGGCAGGACTTCGAGTTCCAGGTCACGGACAGTCAGGGCGCGAGTGCCACGAACTGTGAGGGGAACACGAACAACAACGGCGGGTCACAGCTCGTCGACGAGGACCTGTCGTTCGGTGTCCTCGACTACGCCGAGGCGGAAGGCGCGCAGTTCATCACGTATCTGCACGTCACCGAAAACGAGGTCGAGGTCGACTTCGACTGAGTGGGCTGCCGTTTCCCGGACTGCCCCGGCCCGTCACCGCTCTATCTCTATCTCTATCGGGTGGACCACGACGAACAGTTTGTCGCGGTTCTGGAGTTCACACTCGACCCTGTCGCGCTCGCCGGGAAGGGGCACCGTGGAACAGGACACGCCCGGTCGCCGGTCGAGGTACCGCTCCCACGTCTCGTTGTTCTGTGTCGTGACGTTGACCCACATCGACCCGCTGTCGTACACTGACGCGTCACCGCGGTGGATGATGTTGGGCGTCCCACGGACCGCCCGGATGCGTGCCGTACTCCCGCCGAACGACTCCGGCGGCCGCGCGATGGTCCGTACGATGGGGATGTAAGTTTGGTTCGGGTCGAAGTCCATCGGCGGGTACTCGACGAAGAGCCCGCCGTTTCGCTGGCTCCGGAGGACACCGCCGAACGTGTAGTCGATTGTCGTCCCCTCGTCGCGCACACTCCGCCAGCGCACGACCCGTGAGGTGACGTTGACGCTGAAGTTCGTCCCCGTTCCCGAGCGAGCACTGACGTTGATGTTTGCGACCTCGACTGTGTTCAACTGCGCGTCCTGCAGGTTTATCTCGGTCGCACGACTCGGCGCGCCTTCACGGTGGACGTCGTTGAGATTGTCCGCGAAGACGTCGAAGGCCCGCTCGGCGTTGTTGATTTGCTCGTCGTATCTGACGTCTTCGAGCGTACTGACGCCGGCTATCGAGACGATAGCAACCGTCGTCGCGACGAGGCTGAAGATGAGGATGAACCCGATAACGTCGCTCACCGCGCGCTCGTTCATCGACGCTCACCCCCTTCGAGACGGAGGTGGCCACCGGCCGTGTAGTTCACCATCACCTGTCCACCGGTAATCTCGGTACCGTCCACGGTGGTCCGGTTGCTGAACTCGACTCGAACCGTGACGTCCTGTTGCTGGGACCTGAGACGGACGTACGGGTCGGCTTGCTCGACGATGGCGACGGTGTAGCCCGACCCGGCGACGGATTGGGGGAACGAGCGGCTAATCGAGACGGCCGTGTTCCGGTCGCCCGACTGCACGAGTCTGTCGGTCGCTTCCACGTCCGAGGCCAGTTGCTGCCCGATGACGCGAAGTTCGACCTCCGCGGCTTGCTCGCGCTGGTCGCTGACGAACCCGGCACCTGCGATGAGCAACCCCGTGACGAGAATCGTCGCGATGCCGATACCGAGCGTGTAGCTGAGAGTAATCGACTGCCCGCGCCTGTCGGACTCGAAGCGGTCAGTCATCGCTCTCACCCGGAGCAACCCGTAGCTCCGTCGCGTACGATATCACCTGATTGTTGTACGCCACGCTCACGTCGGCGGCGTAGACGGCCGGTTGGATGTAAGGCTGGTCGGCGACCCACGGGTTGTCGTCTTCCACGCCCGAGAAACTCTCGTTGACGATGGTGCTGTACGTCCCGTCCGTGATTATCTTCGCGTTCCTGAATTCGAGGGTGTCCGCTCCAGAAAGCCCTCTCTCACGGAACACGTCGACGTATGGACAGTCACTGTCGTCGACTGTTCCCGCCGAGACGTTCACCCAGAACGGTGTGGTAGAGTATCCGCAGGACCCGATGGTCACGCCGTTCTCGATGACCTCGACGTCGCCGGTGTCGGTCACGTTCAACTGCCACGTGTCGGTGCCGTTCGTGGCGACGACGCTGAACTCCGGGCTAGCGATGGGAAGGAGGCTCGTATCGACGTTCCCGACGTTCACCTGCAACTCACGCGCGCCGTCCGGATTCTGGGCTAGCACCCAGTTGTTCGCGTGGTCGTCACTCGTGAAGTTGCGACTCTCGTTCGTCTGCTGTACCAGCGTCCCCTCGTCGTACCGGCGGAGCGTGTCGTTGACAACCTGCCCGTCGAACAGTTGGTGTTCCGTCGCCACCGACGAGACGTTCTCGAACCCTCTGGTGAGGTTCCGGTCGACGGCGTCGTACGACGACGAGTTCGTCGTGTTGTACGTGTTGACGTACGTGACCAACTTCTCGGTGGCCGTCTCGACGACGTTCGCGTGTGCGATGGCGTCGGAGGTGGTCGTGCTTTCGCTCCGGGTAGCGAGGTTCTCGGTGAAGATGACGGAGTTGAGCACCAGCGCGAGGCCGATGAACGCGACGGCGAGTGCGAACCCCGTGACCAGCAGTATCTGCCCTCGGCGGGTCCGGTCGCTCAGATTCGCCATACGACCACCTCGACTCGGACGACGTTGTACGTCGGCGTGTCCGGCGCGTAGTCCGGTGCGTAGAAGTTCCCCGCCAGTGGTGTCGACGTCCGGGCACCGGTGTGGTCGTAGAGCCTATCGTCGTCGGTCAGGATGACCGTCTTGGCCGACCGGACGGCGTTGTCGCTCGGCTGCCCGCGGTACACCATCTCCGTGGTCCGCCGGGCGTCTGTCGGGGTGTAGTACGTGAGATAGACGTTGTACGCGATACCGCGCTCGCCGAAGGCCCGTTCGAGGCGGTCACCGAACGCGTTCGGGGGTGCCCGACTCGTGTAGAAGTCCTCGCCGCTCGAGTTGTAAAACCGGTCGTCAGACGCGTTCCAGAACAGGACGGCACGCTTCAAATCGCCGGCCTGTGCCGCACCCGCGAGGACGCCCTCGACGCTCGCCTGCTGTTGGTTCTCGACGTGCTGGCTCGACGTGCTCGCCGACAGCGGCGTGACGGCGGTCATCTGGAGTGCGAACAGGACGCTCGTCAGCAACAGCAACCCGGCGATGATGGATTCGAGCGTGTGTACTTGTCCTCGGTCCATGTTACCACATTTCAACAACGAGCGTCGCGTCGGTGTCGTTCAATTCGACGACTCTCCGTGCGGTGACCGTCGTCCCGGAACGTTGCGGTGGCGCGGGGCCGATGGCCGTCCGGGTTTCGGAACTGTCACAATCGCCGCTGTCCTTCTCGACGAACTCGGGCGGTGAACTGTCCTCGTCCCAACAGAGGACGTTGCCCCCGTCGGCGTCGTTCGTCAGGTTCGACTCGATGCTCACGTTCGCCAACTGCGTGTTCCTGACGCCGATTCGCTCCGTCAGGTTGTTGCCGGTGAACCCACAGTACCCCGGGCTCGTGTCCTCGAAGAACTTCACGGTACACGTCGTGTTGACGACGTGGGGTGTCTTCGGGTCACCGAGCAGTCCTTCCGAGAGACTGTCCGCAACGCGATTTGCGGTGACTATCTCCTCCTGTCCGCCTTCGACGAACGGGGAGATCGTACCCGGGATGAACAGCAGGACGGACGTCAGCGCGAGCAGGAAGATACTCACTCCGACGGCGAAATCGAGCGTTGTCTGTGCCCGTGTTCGACGACCAGTCCGCGCGCTCGACCCGACGACTCGCCGGTCGGACATCGGATTAGGGACCCCCCGCTACCGAATCCACAGTTTCTGCTCCGGCCAGTGTCGAAGCAATGTCCTCTCGAGGCACTTTTTCAGCTATTTTAAGATTGGTCAATGTGTTGCATAACCGTTGTGGCCGATTCATAACTAGGTCGTAATACGTCTCAGGGGCGTACTTTCGGCAGTTTAGCTTCATATTACTTGTGGCCAAAGATTTATACGGCCCTCTCCCGTCATCATTCCTGATAATCGAAGACGTGCCGATAAACTCGCGGGCGTCGCGTGGTGCCATCTCTCGCTGTGGATGGCCCTTCGATGGGTTTAAGAAAACACACCGGATACGGTGGATTACGAGGGCTCGTAGATCAGCGGTAGATCATCCCCCTGGCACGGGGAAGGCCCGGGGTTCAAATCCCCGCGAGTCCACTCCCTCGTTTCCTCGCGTTGTCCCGCTCGTTCTACTCGCGGGACCCCCACGAGTCCATCGAAGCAGGTTTTCGACCGAGACTGCCGACCGTCGGACGCGACTGGGTGCTCCATCGAGCCGTTCACGGACGGCAATTCCGTGAGTCCGTCGAGGGGTGTCGCTGAGTGGTCCCGGGGTAATTCGCCGGGCGTGACGGCCAGCGACCTCGCCGATGGTTTTACATAACCCGATTGCCAAAAAGGATCCACTAATTACTCTTATGGCCGATTACGGGTCCGCGGCGGGCGACGAACGGGGGGTATCGGAGGTACTGGGGTTCGCACTACTCATCGGGATGGTGTCGATAGGCGCGCTGTTGGTGGTCGTCTACGGCTCCGCGTCCATCGAACAGGTCCAAGACCAGACGGACAAGCGGACCGTCGAAATCGCGCTTCAGGAAGTGGACTCACAGCTCACCTCGCTCTCGAATCAAGCGGACGTGACCCAAGTCGAGTTCGAGATGGCGAACCTGAATCCGGGACGGGTCGACATCATACGGGCCGGGCACGTGAACATCACGGTCAATCAAAACAAGACGTGTAGCCTCGGGGCGAGCTATCCGAGTCGAGACGGCGTGCCACTGACGTCGATTCGGTACGAGACACAGGACGAGACGGTCATCGCCTACGAGGCCGGCGGCGTGTTCAGACAGGAACGCTCGAACCGGAGTTCGACTGTCACGTCCCCGGATGCGGACGTTCAGAACGGTGTCATACAGTTACAGTTGCTCAACCTGACCGGCGAAATCGACGAGTCCCGGAACACGGCGTTCCTCAACGTGTCCTCGTCCAGTCGAGAGACCGACCGACTCAACGACCAACTGTTCCAGGGAGAGTGCGTGCGCCCGGACAACGTGACCCTGCAGGTACAGAGTACGTTCTTCAGGGCCTGGGGTGACTACTTCGAGGAACAGACGGACCGGCCGGTGCAGACCTACGAGAACAACCAGACGGTTCAGGTGTTCTTCGGACAGCAGGACCTCCCGGAGGCGACCAACGACGAACTCAACCGCGTCGTCAATCTCTCCGCGAGCGCGTCGTACATGAACGAGGTGAACGTCACGGCGGAGAACATCTCCATCTCGAAGAACGCGACGACGTCATACCGCGTCTCGACGCGCCCCATCGGGAACGGGTCGACCAGTATCGCCAACAAGACGACGTTCAAAACAGCCGACCTCGGGAACTCGAACCCCACCGATGTCGTGTACGTCCTCGACACGTCCGGGTCGATGTCCGGGACGAAAATAACCGACGCGAAGCAAGCGGCCATCGACTCGCTGTCCGTTCTGAACACCACCGACCGTGCTGGCGTCGTCGAATACAACAGCAGGGCAGACATGCTCACCTCGGGTGGACAGTTCCTGACGAATACCCTTCGTGGCCCCAACAGCGTCGAGAGTACCATCAACGGACTCTCGGCGGGCGGTGGCACGTGTATCAACTGTGGGATTCGGAAGGCACTGGACATGTACGCGACGAGTAGCAACCAGACGCGGAACAAGACCATTATCCTCCTCAGTGACGGCCGTAACGACGTCTCGTGGGAATCGACGCCCAACATGAACAGTAGAACGCGGGACATGGCACGCCGAGCGGCCGCCCAAAACGTCACTATCTACGCTGCCGGGTTCGGTACACAAGCCGACGTTAACGAGTGCCTATTGGGTGGTCGCGGAGTTAGCTGTTCCCAACCGGGGATTACCAACATCACCGGCGGCGAGTACAACTTCTCCAGTAGCCCCGACGAACTTCGCCAGTTCTTCAGGGATTCTGCCACGAACATCGTCGAGCAGGAGCGGATTACGAACGTCCCGCTGACGGTGAACGCCACTCGGAACAACGCCGTCCAGCCACCCTTTATCGCGGGTAACGACGAGGACATCGCCCGCATTCGGAACGGTGGCCGCGCGTTCCCGAACGTCAACGACCCGACCGCACCGTCGCAGTTCCAACAGACGTTCATCGTTCGGAACGGTGACAGCGTGGAACTGAACGCGACGTATACGGCCTGTGAGGAGTACGAGACGGTCCCGTTGACGGCTGGCGGCACGCCGGTCGCACGGTGTGCCAACGTCAGCAACGCCGACCTCATCGGCCCGGACCACATCGGCGTCTATCGTGACGGCTACGACGCAGAACAGGGGCCGCGCCCGCTCCTGACGGACAACTCGCCATCGTGGGACGACACGATGTACGAGAAACTCGAATCCGAGAACCTCCTCGACAGCAACAACCACACCCAGTTAGAGAGCAATCAGGTGCTGGTCGTGTTCAACTTTAGCGTCGAGAGTGGGCACGACTGGGACTGGAATCGGATGCCGGTCCTCTACGAGGTGGGCCTCTCGGAGGGCGAAGCACGGCCACCCGTGGGGTACCTCCAAATCCGGGACGTGCGGATAGAAGACGAATCCTGACGCCACGCCGCGACAGCCGTCCTCGCCGTGCTCCCTGGCTGTCGTCCGTTACCGTTCGATTTCGATGCCGAGTACGGCACGTCTGATGTAGACGACACCGCTCTCACCGACATCGCAGACGTACGTGTCGTCCTCGACACTCGACTCCTCCCACCCGTTCTCGTCACGGGTGAAGTACCGGCCCCACCCTCCATCGAACGTCGAGTTGATAGTCACGTTCAGTTGCGTCCCGTTCGCGGCCGTGTTGGCGGTGGCCCCGGTTCGGTTCTCTGGGTAGAGCAGACTGGAGTTGTGCTGCCGTCCGGAGATTCGGGCGACGCCACCGCTGACGATTCGCTCCGTGTTACCGGTCAACCGGACTACCGAGACGACGGCGTGGCCGTCACCACAAGTGAAGCCCGGTTCGACTTGCATGATGCTGCTGTTGCTGCCGATGGCACCCCGGAACGTCGCACCGCTCTCGTACCCGATGTGCTCGCCGCTAATCCGGTACTGCAGGCGGCGTATCTCCACGCTCGTGTTGAAGTTCGGTCCAGAGGACCGGTGTATTTCGAACGTCATGTTCGGTCCGTCTACGAGTCGCAGACTCCCACTCCGGAGTTCGATTTCGCTGGTCCGCCGCTCGGCGGTGCCGGTTTCCAACTCCTTGAAGTTCTGTCCGAGCAGGACGAACGACCGCTCCGTGTTCGTGGCGAGTTCGGCCTCCCGGGCGTCTTCGAGCGCGCCGAACCCGAACGTCGAGACGAGTGCGACGGACGTGATGATGACGGCGAACGCCAGCACGAACCCGACGAGGTCACTGACCGCCCGGTCGGACTCCGGTTCGCTG
This genomic window contains:
- a CDS encoding DUF7289 family protein, which codes for MRGDERGVTSPLGYLLVISMVILAVTSIVVIGSSALGDTQSQSELRRAEHSMTLFDSRAAMVALGTSDSQTLDFGTDSGQFYTQPDYGWMAIKHVDYDNAGNTQEIYNESLGAMVYENENTRMAYQGGGVWRLDRDGAATMVSPPEFHYRQATLTLPVIRLLGETAGSGAPSVTVSSRQQARLLFPNQSASYNTLQSNFTNPVENGTIYVDVHSRYYEGWAQYFRQRTAGDVRTFHNNNTARIELVSLGGSIGRFQLPSDSGAGSQDVSAVATGHPIQNFNLTLEEGGNSNGESHWSLYSVTDKDEFEIHVEMDNGGGCRPLNLQYYYHNTSTGTYQEWSTNLDHTSSSAYQCTEDGNKIDELHLNLTSTTETVEYTDITVNGAASGKYCFASSIDNNSPDEPVTVDDHGTYDDQATNPEFNAGSDLTTGDTATLNWTTNHYISKLGQDFEFQVTDSQGASATNCEGNTNNNGGSQLVDEDLSFGVLDYAEAEGAQFITYLHVTENEVEVDFD
- a CDS encoding DUF7289 family protein; this translates as MNERAVSDVIGFILIFSLVATTVAIVSIAGVSTLEDVRYDEQINNAERAFDVFADNLNDVHREGAPSRATEINLQDAQLNTVEVANINVSARSGTGTNFSVNVTSRVVRWRSVRDEGTTIDYTFGGVLRSQRNGGLFVEYPPMDFDPNQTYIPIVRTIARPPESFGGSTARIRAVRGTPNIIHRGDASVYDSGSMWVNVTTQNNETWERYLDRRPGVSCSTVPLPGERDRVECELQNRDKLFVVVHPIEIEIER
- a CDS encoding DUF7266 family protein, with the protein product MTDRFESDRRGQSITLSYTLGIGIATILVTGLLIAGAGFVSDQREQAAEVELRVIGQQLASDVEATDRLVQSGDRNTAVSISRSFPQSVAGSGYTVAIVEQADPYVRLRSQQQDVTVRVEFSNRTTVDGTEITGGQVMVNYTAGGHLRLEGGERR
- a CDS encoding DUF7261 family protein, translated to MANLSDRTRRGQILLVTGFALAVAFIGLALVLNSVIFTENLATRSESTTTSDAIAHANVVETATEKLVTYVNTYNTTNSSSYDAVDRNLTRGFENVSSVATEHQLFDGQVVNDTLRRYDEGTLVQQTNESRNFTSDDHANNWVLAQNPDGARELQVNVGNVDTSLLPIASPEFSVVATNGTDTWQLNVTDTGDVEVIENGVTIGSCGYSTTPFWVNVSAGTVDDSDCPYVDVFRERGLSGADTLEFRNAKIITDGTYSTIVNESFSGVEDDNPWVADQPYIQPAVYAADVSVAYNNQVISYATELRVAPGESDD
- a CDS encoding DUF7288 family protein, whose protein sequence is MDRGQVHTLESIIAGLLLLTSVLFALQMTAVTPLSASTSSQHVENQQQASVEGVLAGAAQAGDLKRAVLFWNASDDRFYNSSGEDFYTSRAPPNAFGDRLERAFGERGIAYNVYLTYYTPTDARRTTEMVYRGQPSDNAVRSAKTVILTDDDRLYDHTGARTSTPLAGNFYAPDYAPDTPTYNVVRVEVVVWRI
- a CDS encoding DUF7287 family protein, producing MSDRRVVGSSARTGRRTRAQTTLDFAVGVSIFLLALTSVLLFIPGTISPFVEGGQEEIVTANRVADSLSEGLLGDPKTPHVVNTTCTVKFFEDTSPGYCGFTGNNLTERIGVRNTQLANVSIESNLTNDADGGNVLCWDEDSSPPEFVEKDSGDCDSSETRTAIGPAPPQRSGTTVTARRVVELNDTDATLVVEMW
- a CDS encoding vWA domain-containing protein, whose product is MADYGSAAGDERGVSEVLGFALLIGMVSIGALLVVVYGSASIEQVQDQTDKRTVEIALQEVDSQLTSLSNQADVTQVEFEMANLNPGRVDIIRAGHVNITVNQNKTCSLGASYPSRDGVPLTSIRYETQDETVIAYEAGGVFRQERSNRSSTVTSPDADVQNGVIQLQLLNLTGEIDESRNTAFLNVSSSSRETDRLNDQLFQGECVRPDNVTLQVQSTFFRAWGDYFEEQTDRPVQTYENNQTVQVFFGQQDLPEATNDELNRVVNLSASASYMNEVNVTAENISISKNATTSYRVSTRPIGNGSTSIANKTTFKTADLGNSNPTDVVYVLDTSGSMSGTKITDAKQAAIDSLSVLNTTDRAGVVEYNSRADMLTSGGQFLTNTLRGPNSVESTINGLSAGGGTCINCGIRKALDMYATSSNQTRNKTIILLSDGRNDVSWESTPNMNSRTRDMARRAAAQNVTIYAAGFGTQADVNECLLGGRGVSCSQPGITNITGGEYNFSSSPDELRQFFRDSATNIVEQERITNVPLTVNATRNNAVQPPFIAGNDEDIARIRNGGRAFPNVNDPTAPSQFQQTFIVRNGDSVELNATYTACEEYETVPLTAGGTPVARCANVSNADLIGPDHIGVYRDGYDAEQGPRPLLTDNSPSWDDTMYEKLESENLLDSNNHTQLESNQVLVVFNFSVESGHDWDWNRMPVLYEVGLSEGEARPPVGYLQIRDVRIEDES
- a CDS encoding DUF7289 family protein, translating into MTGRKKHSGSEPESDRAVSDLVGFVLAFAVIITSVALVSTFGFGALEDAREAELATNTERSFVLLGQNFKELETGTAERRTSEIELRSGSLRLVDGPNMTFEIHRSSGPNFNTSVEIRRLQYRISGEHIGYESGATFRGAIGSNSSIMQVEPGFTCGDGHAVVSVVRLTGNTERIVSGGVARISGRQHNSSLLYPENRTGATANTAANGTQLNVTINSTFDGGWGRYFTRDENGWEESSVEDDTYVCDVGESGVVYIRRAVLGIEIER